The sequence below is a genomic window from Penaeus monodon isolate SGIC_2016 chromosome 14, NSTDA_Pmon_1, whole genome shotgun sequence.
TCTGATCGagttctatcattattttcatctttcagttgttgtttttaatagagAGATTAATAATCAGTCTCTTTTAAGTGCCTAAGTTCTCGACTGACCACATTATGCAGCTCTAAGACTTTGTCatatccgtaaaaaaaaatctgacttcgAATTTCCTGAGAAGAAAATTCTGAACGCTTCAAAGGATAACTCtaaaatgtcaaaaaataaaGTGGAATATTCTATTACCAGCAATACTTCGTCGACATCAAAATATTTTCTCGATGTTTAATGAATCTTACATCTATTCAAAGGTTCACAGCTGTTGCCACAATCTTTAAATATACAGCAAGTGAAACATGGTAAGTTTGCACATGGATGAACTGTTGCAAAAAAGGCATTtcctaaatgataataataacaacaacaataatgaaaaataataccaaaagattgtgtgtgtgtaaatatatatatatatatatatatatatatatatatatatatatatatatatatatatatatatatatatatatatataaatatatatatatatatatatatatatatatatacatatatattcatatatatatatatatatatatatatatatatatatatatatatatatatattgagtgattgattgattgattgattgttcgATTCGTttcaattctttccttttcttttcgccgaaagaaagagatagaagtgcTGCTGTGGTCCGTGACATGCGGCGTCATTCTCATCCTGGGCCTCATGGTGACTATCACGTGCCTCCTCCTGCGACAGAACAAGCTGCTCAAAGACAGGCGTAAGGAACCGTGTTTTGAATTCCCTGATAATGCATTCCCACCATTTATCTGTCATGCAGTTACTTCTGACGACGGCGTTCTCAAGAAATGACACTTAGCCTTTAAGAAATTGGTTCCCAAAGCGGGCGGTGGAAAGATTTGGAGGAGGGGGTTGGTGAAGcaaaagggggcgggagggggtatcatcatcatcaataacggtatgctcaaacagcagccgtggacctctctaccatccttcgccactaaactcgatcttgcgcttttcttcccacttgtaccatcgacagcctgcaaatatctttgatgctgtcgctcagtcttgtcttcggtttgcctcttcctctgtttcctatcaccatccctgtcagcaagtttttctcaatacttttacttctcatcacatgaccaataaactttaatttccttttgttcaagatgtccaacagccggtctttacaatttatttttctcaggacttcatcatttgttttcttctctgtccagttaataggtagtactcgtctgtaacaccacatttcaaaactattgatctttttctaaAGCTAAAATTGCTAAATAAATTGGCTTACGAAATTAGATTTTATCTATGAAATGCATCTTTGTGTCTAATCCCGTTGCTTTTCTCAAATTGAAACAtaccaataaaagaaaagagcgTCTGTGCTACACTAGCTGACACTGACACGACCGCCACTTCCTCACAGGGAGCGCCAGTCCGGTTCCGCCCCCAAGCAGCCGGCGCCCGAAATCAAGCCGGCGACCCGCcaagagggacgaggaggggtACCTCACCCCGACCAGCCTCCCTCCGCCGGTGAGCGCGCCCCTCTCTCGTTCTGCCTGTCgatttgtctatctatacatagccactgtctttctgtctatctgtctgcctatctatctgtctatctatatgtctgtctgtccgtttgtttacctgtctatctatctatccgtctgtctatctttctatctatccgtctatctatatatctatgtctgtctgtctgtctgcctttctatctatctgtctatctatctctatgtctgtctaaTCTGTtagcctacctatctatctctctatctgtctagccgtctgcctatctctctacctctttatatacctacccatctatctacccattcatctacctatctatctacttttctatctaccgacctacttcctcttcctctcccattctctcccgtGTCTCtcagtcttcttcattttcctccgtTTCATCCGTTTCAGTTGCTCTTATATACGACAGCCTTTAAGCAAGGGTTTGCCTAAAGACCCCTGAAATCCCCGCAATTCTTTAATAATTATGCTATTATGAAATTCTTTGATAATCATGCTCTTAcgaaattatatgataattatgccATCACGAAATTCTTTAATATTCATactattatgaaatttttttttcattatgctaTCATAAATTTCTTTAACAATTATGTTATTACGAAATtctttaataatcatgatattaagaaGTTCTTTAATAATTATGTTTCCGGGAATAAATAATTAACTTGTTCTTCCTCCGTGTTAGATGTGTGTGAGCGGCCTCGGCCTCGTGGATCACCCGGCACGGCCCAAGGGAGTGCGCGCGCAGATGCGGCCCGTAAGTATCGGGCTCTCCGCCcgtccgtccgtgtgtgtgtgtgtgtgtgtgtgtgtgtgtgtgtgtgtgtgtgtgtgtgtgtgtgtgtgtgtgtctgtctgtctgtctgtctgtctgtctctctctctctctctctctctctctctctctctctctctctctctctctctctttctccctccctctttctctctttctccctccctctttctctctcattccctccctccttctccttccctccctctcttcctctccctctccctccctttctctctctctcattccccccctctccctccctccctccctccctccctccccgagaGTCCTCCCGCCCCGAGTCACGTGATCCTCCTCGCCTCCGCAGCCGCCGCTCGAGGAGTCTCCTTCGTCGTCGGTCGAGAGGCACATCTACGAGGACGCCGACTTCCCCTGCGCCTTCGGCCCGGATTCCGAGAGTGAGGCTTTCGCTTTCGTCCTTTGTCaggggattattttctttttttttttttcttcttttttttggtgattttagaggatttttttttaggggttattttctttctttcttttttaggagatttttttaggggttattttctttctttcttttttaggggaTTTTTTAGGTGATTAGGGGACTTTTTTAAGGGGattattcactttcttttctcaGGGGATTTTTAGGGGATTTTCGGGAGATTTTTTtgccgatttttttctctttttttggtatttttaggagatttttaggggaaaatttctttctttttaggagATTTTTAGGGAATTTTCTTTGTTGGTTGTGGTTGGTGGGCGAATGACTTGGTTTTTATTAAAGATGGGAGGGTTTTACTTatgcttctctttcccttctcgtcTAGGTTTCTAGGACCCACCGGGGGGCGAGAGGCGGCCACGAGACTCGGTCCGCGGGAATCGtgacacgcacaaatatatatatatatatatatatatatatatataatatatatatatatatatatatatatatatatgtatataagtatatttatatgtatatatatgcatatatatgtatatatatatatatatgtgtatatatatacatttatgtatatatatgcatttatatatatatatatatatatatatatgcatatatgtatatatatatatatatatatatatacataaacatatacagatacaaatatacacaagtaAACTACAGAATAATCTTATTCTGTAGAAGTCAAAACACAATGGTGGAGTAAGAATAGATATGATTATAGTACAAAtattgaagattttttaaaatacttataaacaataatgatttgtTGTTCAGTCACATcgttgattttaaaaataaaactagaaTATTCTGGCCTGCATATAAATGACCCTATTTTGGATGGAATTATTAAGAATtgttccacacgcacacacacaaatatatatatatatatatatatatatatatatatatatatatatttatatattatatatatgtatatgtctacagtgtatgtgggtgtatatgtacatatatatatatatatatatatatatatatatatatatatatatatatatatatatatgtgtgtgtgtgtgtgtgtgtgtgtgtgtgtgtgtgtgtgtgtgtgtgtgtgtgtgtgtgtgtgtgtgtgtgtgtgtgtgtgtgtcatatatatacacatcccaccgctgccaccagttgtaagaccCCGGCTTAGGGTGTAAGggagacgaccaagatgtcttgactcctttatttgtatagtaatgatggagtacggctgcgccgaggaacgaggtgttgccccTCGGCTcgccgcagggagtctgcctgtcatctcctacagtggtctagagatgggcatagatcacgtgctcaacatatgacaatcattggtgatgaaaggtagtgttactgcatagctcttgtggaaggggatagacaatgcaacattggaatgtctagtgtggcaacaagagacgaataaacaggtaaagcaatggacatacttatatgtatgtgtgtgtgggaatatatgcatgtgacaatacataagattatacaagttatgtagaatataacaatagataaataacattggcatacatatttcagcaaccttacatatataaagctgagttacagtgtgtgtatatatatgtgtgtgtgtatatatatatatatatatatatatatatatatatatatatatatatatatatatatatatatatatataccgtatatacataaacaaacatatatatatatatatatatatatatatatatatatatatatatatatatataatatatatatatatatatatacatatatatatatatatatatatatatatatatatatatatatatatatatatatatatatatatatgtgtgtgtgtgtgtgtgtgtgtgtgtgtgtgtgtgtgtgtgtgtgtgtacatatacatatatatatgagtagatacatagatggatagatatgtgtacatatattatatatatatatatatatatatatatatatatatatatatatatatatatatatatatatatatatatatatatatatatatatatatatatttctattttgagCTTAAATATCGCAATGATCTTTCACGTCTTCACATATCTCTCCCACCTCCTGTTTTCGTGATGCGCCGGAAGTAGGCATTCCGATACgctacccacccccctccctatcGTCTTCTTAAGGCAGACTACACAGATTGCCTATCTTACCATCACAGtaagcgcacacatacacaaacacacacacacacacacacacacacacacacacacacacacacacacacacacgtgtatatatatatatatatatatatatatatatatatatatatatatatatatatatatacatgtctatgtatataaatcatatgaatgtaaatataactaatatatatatatatatatataatatataatatatataatatatatatatatatatatatatatatatatatatatatatatatatatctatatataatatatatatatatatatatattatatatatatatttatatatatatatatattatatatatatataatatatatatatattatatatatatatatatatatatatatatttatttatttatatatatattatatagtgtgtgagtgtgtgtgtgtctacagagagagagagagagagagagagagagagagagagagagagggagagagagaggagagagagaggagagagagaggagagagagagagaaagaaagagagagaaagaaagagagagaaagagagagagagagagagagagagagagagagagagagagagagagagagagagagagagagagag
It includes:
- the LOC119580761 gene encoding uncharacterized protein LOC119580761, producing MRRHSHPGPHGDYHVPPPATEQAAQRQAERQSGSAPKQPAPEIKPATRQEGRGGVPHPDQPPSADVCERPRPRGSPGTAQGSARADAAPAARGVSFVVGREAHLRGRRLPLRLRPGFREFLGPTGGREAATRLGPRES